The Streptomyces sp. NBC_01689 genome includes a window with the following:
- a CDS encoding MFS transporter, whose product MTSDIRKLPTGFGRLWTAQTISSLGDGVTHAALPLLALTLTRDPMALAVVAAAGTLPWLLFGVLGGALVDRWDRRRTMWVADTARAVLLAIPAVAAALDALSIPLLAAVAFLLGLGGLFFDTAATAYLPDLLRRDPALLERANSRLRGAQTAMSGFAGPPAGSALLALGRAVPLLTDAVSFLFSALLVRTLPALPRPVPEVRESLLRQARAGASYVFRDRVLLGLALRPAVGNVSFLAVETVLALFAHDRLGIDTYGFGLLLTAEATGGLVGAGIASALGRRLGTGTALTCTAAVEGLAILGLAAAPDPYVAGLALAVCGAGMGATMVLAPSLRQSIVPAQLMGRVASTSRMLAMCAAPVGAFLGGWLATAYDIRTPLYAAAALLLAMTAVTASMTSNRRVEAALRAAARTEGPDRPPVRNPAQESAADLV is encoded by the coding sequence GTGACCTCGGACATCCGGAAGCTGCCGACCGGGTTCGGACGGCTGTGGACCGCTCAGACGATCTCCTCGCTCGGCGACGGGGTCACCCATGCCGCACTGCCGCTGCTCGCGCTGACGCTGACGCGGGACCCGATGGCGCTCGCCGTCGTCGCGGCCGCCGGGACGCTGCCGTGGCTGCTCTTCGGGGTGCTCGGCGGTGCGCTGGTGGACCGCTGGGACCGCCGGCGCACGATGTGGGTCGCGGACACGGCACGTGCGGTGCTGCTCGCAATACCGGCGGTGGCGGCCGCGCTCGACGCCCTGAGCATTCCGCTGCTGGCGGCCGTCGCCTTCCTGCTCGGCCTCGGCGGACTCTTCTTCGACACGGCCGCCACGGCCTATCTGCCGGATCTGCTCCGCCGCGACCCCGCACTCCTCGAACGCGCCAACTCCCGCCTGCGCGGAGCCCAGACCGCCATGTCCGGCTTCGCGGGGCCGCCCGCGGGCAGTGCGCTGCTCGCGCTCGGACGGGCGGTTCCGCTGCTCACCGACGCGGTGTCGTTCCTGTTCTCCGCACTGCTCGTGCGTACGCTGCCCGCCCTGCCCCGGCCCGTGCCGGAGGTCCGCGAGTCACTGCTCCGGCAGGCGCGGGCCGGAGCCTCGTACGTCTTCCGGGACCGGGTGCTGCTCGGGCTCGCACTCCGCCCGGCGGTCGGGAACGTCTCCTTCCTCGCCGTGGAGACCGTCCTCGCCCTCTTCGCGCACGACCGCCTCGGCATCGACACCTACGGCTTCGGCCTGCTCCTCACGGCGGAGGCCACCGGCGGCCTGGTCGGTGCGGGCATCGCCTCCGCCCTCGGCCGACGGCTCGGCACCGGCACCGCGCTGACCTGCACGGCCGCGGTCGAGGGGCTGGCCATCCTGGGCCTGGCCGCTGCTCCGGACCCGTACGTGGCCGGGCTCGCGCTCGCCGTCTGCGGGGCCGGCATGGGCGCCACGATGGTCCTCGCGCCCTCCCTCCGGCAGTCGATCGTCCCGGCCCAGCTCATGGGCCGGGTCGCTTCCACCTCCCGCATGCTGGCCATGTGCGCCGCCCCCGTCGGGGCCTTCCTCGGCGGCTGGCTGGCCACCGCCTACGACATCCGCACCCCGCTCTACGCGGCCGCCGCGCTCCTCCTGGCCATGACGGCCGTCACGGCGTCCATGACCAGCAACCGGCGGGTCGAGGCGGCGCTGCGTGCCGCCGCCCGGACCGAGGGTCCGGACCGGCCCCCGGTCCGGAACCCCGCCCAGGAGAGCGCAGCCGATCTGGTGTGA
- a CDS encoding ArsR/SmtB family transcription factor, with amino-acid sequence MPTDDLPAGLPETFHVTTDEQLRAVSSLTRHRIMAVLRFEPATITQIAERVGLAKGSSSYHVRLLERAGLVKVVRTRKVRGVTERYYAMAARSIELPDPGEGGPDVLMRHAVADLEASPADGTRHVRMAHLRLTEEQFAQLGARLEALADEYRALSDPSLPDASLVFALFHPTSSERTEGDAR; translated from the coding sequence ATGCCTACCGATGACCTTCCCGCCGGCCTTCCCGAGACGTTCCACGTCACGACGGACGAGCAGTTACGCGCCGTCTCCAGCCTCACGCGCCACCGGATCATGGCCGTCCTCCGCTTCGAGCCCGCGACGATCACGCAGATCGCCGAGCGAGTGGGCCTCGCGAAGGGGAGCTCCAGCTACCACGTACGGCTGCTGGAGCGGGCGGGCCTGGTGAAGGTGGTGCGGACGCGGAAGGTCCGCGGGGTCACCGAGCGGTACTACGCGATGGCCGCGCGGTCGATCGAGCTGCCGGATCCGGGCGAAGGCGGCCCGGACGTGCTCATGCGGCACGCGGTGGCGGACCTGGAGGCTTCGCCGGCGGACGGCACACGGCACGTACGGATGGCGCATCTGCGGCTCACCGAGGAGCAGTTCGCTCAACTGGGCGCACGCCTGGAGGCGTTGGCGGACGAGTACCGGGCGCTGTCCGACCCGTCGCTGCCGGACGCGTCACTCGTCTTCGCCCTGTTCCACCCCACATCGAGCGAGCGGACCGAAGGAGACGCCAGGTGA
- a CDS encoding PP2C family protein-serine/threonine phosphatase, whose translation MTAWNRGFAQAGRTSRLLLLIPVALIVLITVADIVAPSDIVLGPLLVIAPAITAWGAGPLVTGGVGAAAVAAQAFIGWRSGLLLSRNVLVQLFALAVLSALIVILSVVRDRHTRELARVRSVAEAAQRVLLWPLPSRIGTLRLACVYLAAEEEAEIGGDLYAAARSPQGTRVVIGDVRGKGLPAIGEAAFLLGAFREAVHQNAGLPALAGSLERSLSRYLDDFEPTDEAGERFVTALLLEIPDDEPVVRMVSCGHLAPLLLQRGHAVSAPDLVPAPPLGVGLTDPGEVAVAVLPFAVDDTLLLFTDGVVEARDRAGVFYPLAERVAQWAGHPPEALLQRVQGDLLAHAGGRFGDDAALIAIRRSGERAPLARARQASPPG comes from the coding sequence ATGACGGCGTGGAATCGGGGCTTTGCGCAGGCGGGCCGGACCAGCCGTCTGTTGCTGCTGATCCCTGTCGCGCTCATCGTCCTCATCACGGTCGCCGACATCGTCGCGCCGTCCGACATCGTGCTCGGCCCCCTGCTGGTCATCGCCCCCGCGATCACCGCGTGGGGTGCGGGCCCCCTGGTCACGGGCGGTGTCGGGGCCGCGGCGGTGGCGGCCCAGGCGTTCATCGGCTGGCGCTCGGGACTTCTCCTGTCACGGAACGTGCTGGTCCAGCTGTTCGCCCTGGCCGTGCTCTCGGCGCTGATCGTCATCCTGTCCGTGGTCCGCGACCGGCACACCCGTGAACTCGCCCGGGTGCGGTCGGTGGCCGAGGCCGCACAGAGGGTGCTGCTCTGGCCGCTCCCGAGCCGGATCGGCACACTGCGGCTCGCCTGCGTCTATCTGGCCGCCGAGGAGGAGGCCGAGATCGGCGGCGACCTCTACGCGGCAGCCCGCAGTCCGCAGGGCACCCGTGTCGTGATCGGCGACGTACGCGGCAAGGGCCTGCCGGCCATCGGTGAGGCCGCCTTCCTGCTCGGCGCCTTCCGCGAGGCCGTGCACCAGAACGCCGGCCTGCCCGCGCTGGCCGGCTCCCTGGAGCGGAGCCTCAGCAGATACCTCGACGACTTCGAGCCGACGGACGAGGCGGGGGAACGCTTCGTCACGGCGCTCCTGCTGGAGATCCCGGACGACGAACCCGTCGTCCGGATGGTCAGCTGCGGCCATCTCGCGCCGCTGCTGCTCCAGCGGGGGCACGCGGTGAGCGCCCCGGATCTGGTCCCCGCGCCCCCGCTCGGCGTCGGTCTCACCGATCCCGGCGAGGTCGCGGTCGCCGTGCTGCCCTTCGCCGTCGACGACACCCTGCTGCTGTTCACCGACGGTGTGGTGGAGGCCCGTGACCGTGCGGGTGTCTTCTACCCGCTCGCGGAACGGGTCGCCCAGTGGGCCGGTCACCCGCCGGAGGCCCTCCTCCAGCGGGTGCAGGGCGATCTGCTCGCCCACGCAGGGGGACGCTTCGGCGACGACGCGGCCCTCATCGCCATCCGCCGCAGCGGAGAACGCGCGCCACTGGCCCGAGCGCGCCAGGCGTCGCCTCCGGGCTGA
- a CDS encoding serine hydrolase has product MPNRPRPHQPARTRARHRGRRVLAGAGVLLALSTALLASGTAQAAPAAAALGGAPAQAGADTVRPATTAPRAAARVTAAVLDLDGTGRRPTVYGHDVTYDTASIIKVDILAALLLRAQDAGRRLTAAERAEAEPMIRDSDNAAANALWREIGRAPGLEAANKRLGLTETEGGSGTRWGLTRTTASDQIRLLRAVFGTVAHANAGTGGLDQESRTYVRALMAGVADEQAWGVSAAADAGWALKNGWLQRSTTGLWDVNSVGRIVVGGHHYLVAVLSDGSTSMKDGVALVEGAARAAMASTSAR; this is encoded by the coding sequence ATGCCGAACCGACCGCGCCCCCACCAGCCCGCGCGGACCCGGGCGAGACACCGGGGCCGTCGCGTTCTCGCCGGCGCCGGTGTGCTCCTCGCCCTGTCGACGGCCCTCCTCGCGAGCGGTACGGCGCAGGCCGCACCCGCGGCCGCCGCCCTCGGCGGGGCCCCCGCGCAGGCCGGAGCCGACACCGTCCGCCCGGCGACGACCGCGCCCCGGGCGGCGGCACGGGTGACCGCGGCGGTGCTCGACCTCGACGGGACGGGCCGGCGACCCACTGTGTACGGCCACGACGTCACGTACGACACGGCGAGCATCATCAAGGTCGACATCCTCGCGGCCCTGCTGCTCCGGGCACAGGACGCCGGACGCCGTCTCACCGCGGCGGAACGCGCGGAGGCCGAACCGATGATCCGCGACAGCGACAACGCGGCGGCGAACGCGCTGTGGCGCGAGATCGGCCGGGCACCGGGTCTGGAAGCGGCGAACAAGCGGCTGGGCCTGACGGAGACCGAGGGCGGGTCCGGCACACGCTGGGGGCTGACCCGGACGACGGCGAGTGACCAGATCCGGCTGTTGCGCGCGGTGTTCGGTACGGTTGCGCACGCGAACGCGGGGACCGGCGGGCTGGACCAGGAGTCCCGGACCTATGTCCGTGCCCTGATGGCCGGTGTCGCCGACGAGCAGGCGTGGGGTGTGTCGGCGGCCGCGGACGCCGGGTGGGCTCTGAAGAACGGCTGGCTGCAGCGCAGTACGACCGGGCTCTGGGACGTCAACAGCGTGGGACGGATCGTGGTCGGCGGACACCACTACCTCGTCGCGGTCCTCTCGGACGGCAGTACCTCGATGAAGGACGGTGTCGCGCTGGTGGAGGGCGCCGCCCGGGCCGCCATGGCCTCGACGTCCGCGCGCTGA
- a CDS encoding ATP-binding protein, whose amino-acid sequence MPRSASLRITESPQGFAQARDFTRRTLGGWALGDRSDDAVLVVTELATNAVLHAGPESLDGQSDVWLRLSLRRAHVVCAVTDQSDSPPLCPRTDDTMEVHGRGLRIVEALSEHWGWTRSPVGKTVWAMLQAPPRQASPAWQDPA is encoded by the coding sequence GTGCCCAGATCCGCGAGCCTGCGCATCACCGAGTCCCCTCAGGGATTCGCCCAGGCACGCGACTTCACCCGTCGCACCCTCGGCGGCTGGGCGCTCGGCGACCGCAGCGACGACGCCGTGCTCGTCGTCACCGAACTGGCCACCAACGCGGTGCTGCACGCGGGTCCTGAGTCCCTCGACGGGCAGTCGGATGTGTGGCTGAGGCTGTCCCTCCGCCGCGCTCACGTCGTGTGCGCCGTCACGGACCAGAGCGACAGTCCTCCCCTGTGTCCCCGTACGGACGACACCATGGAGGTCCACGGCCGCGGACTGCGTATCGTCGAGGCGCTGTCCGAACACTGGGGCTGGACCAGGTCACCCGTGGGCAAGACCGTCTGGGCCATGCTGCAGGCCCCTCCCCGGCAGGCGTCTCCGGCCTGGCAGGACCCGGCATGA
- a CDS encoding DUF397 domain-containing protein → MPSVRNGTRASSLGVRWVKSRHSNAEGNCVEVAPLDEGGVALRNSRDPDGPALIYTAAELAAFLAGAKDGEFDHLV, encoded by the coding sequence GTGCCATCAGTGCGAAACGGAACGCGGGCCAGTTCGCTGGGTGTCCGCTGGGTCAAGAGCCGGCACAGCAACGCCGAGGGCAACTGCGTCGAGGTGGCGCCGCTGGACGAGGGGGGAGTGGCGCTGCGTAACTCGCGCGACCCCGACGGGCCGGCCCTCATCTACACGGCCGCCGAACTGGCCGCCTTCCTGGCCGGAGCGAAGGACGGGGAGTTCGATCACCTGGTCTGA
- a CDS encoding helix-turn-helix domain-containing protein has translation MSAESPRTSRLEPYLQRTEPAPTLLKMLVGVQLAGIREDAGLSQEQAARALGFSPAKLSRIEAGKGRRPPTEADVRALLDHYETDGHEASVLLQLLRRAGEPGWWQRYDKRLMPEWFDRLVGLQEAAAAIRTFEIQYVPGLLQTPDYTRAVVERGLPTAPAAEVQRRVELRTRRRELLLREDAPQLWAVIDESVLWRVLGSRDVMRGQLEYLVDMAQRPHVTLQIVPLDVTNASAPAIPVTYLRFGGLDLPDIVYLEHIRSANFLEDRDETEEYRLALDRLGDEALTPRETLTLLQKTVDDRYSAS, from the coding sequence ATGTCCGCCGAGTCACCTCGTACCTCCCGCCTCGAACCGTATCTGCAGCGCACCGAGCCCGCCCCGACCCTGCTGAAGATGCTGGTCGGCGTCCAGCTCGCGGGCATCCGTGAGGACGCCGGTCTCTCGCAGGAACAGGCCGCGCGGGCCCTCGGGTTCAGCCCGGCGAAGCTGTCGCGCATCGAGGCGGGCAAGGGGCGGCGGCCCCCGACGGAGGCGGACGTCCGCGCGCTGCTGGACCACTACGAGACCGACGGCCACGAGGCGTCGGTCCTGCTCCAGCTGCTGCGGCGGGCCGGTGAGCCCGGGTGGTGGCAGCGCTACGACAAGCGGCTGATGCCCGAGTGGTTCGACCGGCTGGTCGGACTGCAGGAGGCGGCCGCCGCCATCCGGACCTTCGAGATCCAGTACGTTCCCGGTCTGCTCCAGACCCCGGACTACACCAGAGCGGTGGTGGAACGGGGTCTGCCCACCGCACCTGCCGCAGAGGTGCAGCGCCGCGTGGAACTGCGCACGCGCCGCCGCGAACTGCTGCTGCGCGAGGACGCCCCCCAACTGTGGGCGGTCATCGACGAGTCGGTCCTGTGGCGCGTGCTGGGCAGCCGCGATGTGATGCGTGGGCAACTGGAATACCTGGTGGACATGGCCCAGCGTCCGCATGTGACGCTGCAGATCGTTCCCCTGGACGTGACGAACGCCTCCGCGCCCGCCATTCCGGTCACCTATCTGCGCTTCGGCGGCCTCGACCTGCCCGACATCGTCTACCTGGAGCACATCAGGAGCGCGAACTTCCTGGAGGACCGGGACGAGACCGAGGAGTATCGCCTCGCCCTGGACCGGCTGGGCGATGAGGCACTCACTCCGCGCGAGACCCTGACCCTGCTTCAGAAGACGGTCGACGACCGGTACTCCGCCTCCTGA
- a CDS encoding SAM-dependent methyltransferase: MQAGKQLSTKIDATVPTAARMYDHYLGGKDNYAADRTACAELDKVVPSTRVLALNNRRFLQRVVGTLAADYGIRQFLDHGSGLPTQDNVHQVAQRVDPESRVVYVDNDPMVLVHGRALLDQNDRTTVIHADLRDTEKIFSHPDTQRLIDFSQPVAVLFNSVFHCIPDSETDGPLAVARRVAERLVPDSCMVMCQLVSEDAKVREFVTDFMDKATQGHWGRVREEKDVAEWFADLEVLEPGLVEVSTWRPDSEVAPRQLTQEWVEFGGVGRLR; the protein is encoded by the coding sequence ATGCAGGCTGGAAAGCAGTTGTCCACGAAGATCGACGCCACGGTACCCACCGCCGCCCGCATGTACGACCACTATCTGGGCGGCAAGGACAACTACGCTGCGGACCGTACGGCCTGCGCCGAGCTGGACAAGGTCGTGCCGAGCACCCGCGTCCTGGCGCTGAACAACCGGCGGTTCCTGCAGCGGGTCGTCGGGACGCTGGCGGCGGACTACGGCATCCGGCAGTTCCTCGACCACGGGTCAGGCCTGCCCACCCAGGACAACGTCCACCAGGTCGCCCAGCGTGTCGATCCGGAGTCGCGGGTCGTGTACGTCGACAACGACCCGATGGTGCTGGTGCACGGCCGGGCGCTGCTGGACCAGAACGACCGCACCACGGTGATCCACGCGGACCTGCGGGACACGGAGAAGATCTTCTCCCACCCGGACACCCAGCGTCTGATCGACTTCTCGCAGCCGGTCGCCGTCCTGTTCAACTCGGTCTTCCACTGCATCCCGGACAGCGAGACCGACGGCCCGCTCGCCGTGGCCCGCAGAGTGGCCGAACGGCTGGTTCCCGACAGCTGCATGGTGATGTGTCAGCTGGTGAGCGAGGACGCGAAGGTCCGGGAGTTCGTCACCGACTTCATGGACAAGGCGACCCAGGGACACTGGGGCAGGGTCCGCGAGGAGAAGGACGTGGCCGAGTGGTTCGCGGACCTGGAGGTCCTGGAGCCGGGTCTGGTCGAGGTGTCCACGTGGCGGCCGGACAGTGAGGTGGCACCCCGTCAACTGACCCAGGAATGGGTGGAGTTCGGCGGCGTCGGACGCCTCAGGTAG
- a CDS encoding PucR family transcriptional regulator, whose translation MAADKLTVEDLLSYPALQLSVKAGRGGLGRSVSWAHASELADPTPWLLGAEVIMTAGLAVPGTAAGQRAYLERLDDAGVSALALSAQLHMPPLHDAFFQAAEERGFPVLEVPLAVPFIAVSQEVAASVQEDARHRLGAQLQVFGSLRWLVAEDLDTPALLRRLEGLSGYDVYLCTPQGRPLLPGVPTPDPGVLPASVDAPPTIPGGFVLPVPAPGGPAGFLVAHERRGAQPAGLAVVQHIATVAALRLAMVRNERETLRREGAETLAELLQEVLDPEAARRRLARHAIEGDAVLLVVRRTTDEALLRCLENRPHLLLTRGEDRYVLGAPELSEAVGGLPDVAAGMSRPFAPGAALRVAQREALWAVSKAAESGRSVVRYGDDSTGRWLPDDPAVLTALVEHVLGEVLRYDAAHDAQLLVSARTWMERDRRTETAAAALHIHPNTLSYRLRRFGTLAGRDLTSTGALAEVWLAIQAAGTLGLTD comes from the coding sequence GTGGCTGCCGACAAACTCACGGTCGAGGACCTGCTCTCCTACCCGGCGCTCCAGCTCTCCGTGAAGGCCGGTCGGGGCGGCCTGGGCCGTTCCGTGTCCTGGGCGCACGCCAGCGAGCTCGCCGATCCGACACCCTGGCTCCTGGGCGCGGAGGTGATCATGACGGCGGGTCTCGCGGTCCCCGGCACCGCGGCCGGACAGCGCGCCTATCTGGAGCGGCTGGACGACGCCGGGGTGTCCGCCCTCGCCCTCTCGGCGCAGCTGCACATGCCCCCGCTTCACGACGCCTTCTTCCAGGCGGCGGAGGAGCGCGGTTTCCCGGTTCTCGAGGTGCCGCTCGCCGTTCCCTTCATCGCGGTCTCGCAGGAGGTGGCCGCCTCGGTCCAGGAGGACGCCCGGCACCGGCTGGGGGCGCAGCTGCAGGTCTTCGGCTCGCTGCGCTGGCTGGTCGCGGAGGATCTGGACACACCGGCGCTGCTGCGCCGCCTCGAAGGTCTGTCGGGATACGACGTGTACCTCTGCACGCCCCAGGGACGTCCGCTGCTGCCGGGCGTCCCCACGCCGGACCCCGGGGTGCTGCCCGCCTCCGTCGACGCTCCGCCGACGATCCCCGGCGGGTTCGTGCTGCCGGTTCCCGCGCCGGGCGGTCCGGCGGGCTTCCTGGTCGCCCACGAGCGGCGGGGCGCCCAGCCCGCGGGGCTCGCCGTCGTCCAGCACATCGCCACGGTGGCGGCACTGCGGCTGGCGATGGTGCGCAACGAACGCGAGACGCTGCGCCGTGAGGGCGCGGAGACGCTGGCCGAGCTGTTGCAGGAGGTGCTGGACCCGGAGGCGGCCCGGCGCCGGCTGGCACGGCACGCGATCGAGGGCGACGCGGTCCTGCTTGTGGTCCGCCGCACCACCGACGAGGCGCTGCTGCGCTGCCTGGAGAACCGTCCCCATCTGCTGCTGACCCGGGGTGAGGACCGCTATGTGCTGGGGGCGCCGGAGCTGTCGGAGGCGGTCGGCGGACTGCCGGACGTGGCGGCCGGGATGAGCCGCCCCTTCGCGCCCGGTGCCGCGCTGAGGGTCGCCCAGCGCGAGGCGCTCTGGGCGGTCTCGAAGGCCGCCGAGTCGGGCCGGTCCGTCGTCCGCTACGGCGACGACTCGACGGGCCGCTGGCTGCCCGACGACCCCGCCGTCCTGACCGCGCTGGTCGAGCATGTGCTGGGGGAGGTCCTGCGCTACGACGCGGCCCACGACGCGCAGTTGCTGGTCTCCGCCCGCACCTGGATGGAGCGCGACCGGCGCACCGAGACGGCCGCGGCGGCGCTGCACATCCACCCCAACACGCTCTCCTACCGCCTGCGCCGCTTCGGCACGCTCGCCGGCCGCGATCTGACGTCGACGGGGGCGCTGGCGGAGGTCTGGCTGGCCATCCAGGCGGCGGGGACCCTGGGTCTCACCGACTGA
- a CDS encoding nuclear transport factor 2 family protein, with protein MSTTTVQEVRAAADALVAAFAEGRLDDYFGAFAPDATFVFHTTPERLGSAADYRALWQRWVEEDGFRVLGCVSSGRLVQDFGDTAVFSHDVATRVATHAGEETLHERETIVFTRAGTGGWTAVHEHLSARTTA; from the coding sequence ATGAGCACCACCACCGTCCAGGAAGTCCGGGCCGCCGCGGACGCGCTCGTCGCGGCGTTCGCCGAGGGCCGGCTCGACGACTACTTCGGCGCCTTCGCCCCGGACGCGACCTTCGTCTTCCACACCACCCCGGAACGGCTCGGCTCGGCGGCCGACTACCGCGCGCTCTGGCAGCGATGGGTGGAAGAGGACGGTTTCCGCGTCCTCGGCTGTGTCTCGTCCGGCCGGCTGGTCCAGGACTTCGGGGACACGGCCGTCTTCAGCCACGACGTGGCGACACGGGTCGCCACGCATGCGGGGGAGGAGACGCTCCACGAGCGGGAGACCATCGTCTTCACCCGCGCCGGCACCGGTGGCTGGACCGCCGTCCACGAGCACCTGTCCGCACGTACCACCGCCTGA
- a CDS encoding gamma-aminobutyraldehyde dehydrogenase — protein sequence MSTTFRNYIDGAFTDASDGRTLDVVDPTTGDVYATSPLSGAADVDAAMAAAAAAFPVWRDTTPSVRQRVLLRIADTMEARADELVAAESRDTGKPLHLTRSEEIVPAIDQVRFFAGAARMLEGRSAGEYMEGMTSMIRREPVGVCAQVAPWNYPLLMAVWKFAPALAAGNAVVLKPSDTTPASTALLAGIIGGVLEELDLPRGIFNVVCGDRDTGRLMVEHPTPAMASITGSVRAGVQVARSAAKDLKRVHLELGGKAPAVVFEDADLAKAVEDLVVGGFFNAGQDCTAATRVLVHESVHDEFVAALAAAAAATRTGRPDDEDVLYGPLNNAGQFAQVSGFIERLPEHARVEAGGHRVGEKGYFYAPTVVSGLRQDDEIVQNEVFGPVMTVQSFTDEAQAVRYANGVDYALASSVWTKDHARAMRMSRNLDFGCVWINTHMALVAEMPHGGFKKSGYGKDLSAYGFEDYTRVKHVMTSL from the coding sequence ATGAGCACCACGTTCCGCAACTACATCGACGGTGCCTTCACCGACGCCTCCGACGGCCGCACGCTCGACGTGGTGGACCCCACCACCGGAGACGTGTACGCGACCTCGCCGCTCTCGGGGGCGGCGGACGTCGACGCGGCGATGGCCGCGGCGGCCGCGGCGTTCCCGGTCTGGCGCGACACGACACCGTCGGTGCGCCAGCGCGTGCTGCTGAGGATCGCTGACACCATGGAGGCGCGGGCGGACGAACTCGTCGCCGCCGAGAGCCGCGACACCGGCAAGCCGCTCCACCTCACCCGCAGCGAGGAGATCGTCCCCGCCATCGACCAGGTCCGCTTCTTCGCGGGCGCCGCGCGCATGCTCGAGGGCCGCTCGGCCGGCGAGTACATGGAGGGCATGACCTCCATGATCCGTCGCGAGCCGGTCGGTGTCTGTGCCCAGGTCGCACCGTGGAACTACCCCCTGCTGATGGCGGTGTGGAAGTTCGCTCCGGCGCTCGCCGCGGGCAACGCCGTCGTCCTCAAGCCCTCGGACACCACCCCGGCCTCCACGGCGCTGCTCGCCGGGATCATCGGCGGTGTCCTGGAGGAGCTGGACCTGCCGCGAGGGATCTTCAACGTGGTCTGCGGCGACCGCGACACGGGCCGGCTCATGGTGGAGCACCCGACGCCGGCGATGGCATCCATCACCGGCTCGGTACGCGCCGGCGTCCAGGTGGCGCGGAGTGCCGCGAAGGACCTCAAGCGGGTCCACCTGGAACTGGGCGGCAAGGCGCCCGCGGTGGTCTTCGAGGACGCGGACCTGGCCAAGGCGGTCGAGGACCTGGTGGTCGGCGGCTTCTTCAACGCCGGTCAGGACTGCACCGCCGCGACCCGCGTCCTCGTCCACGAGTCGGTCCACGACGAGTTCGTGGCGGCCCTCGCCGCGGCCGCGGCCGCCACCAGGACCGGGCGGCCGGACGACGAGGACGTCCTGTACGGACCGCTCAACAACGCGGGCCAGTTCGCGCAGGTCAGCGGCTTCATCGAGCGCCTGCCCGAGCACGCCCGGGTGGAGGCGGGCGGACACCGGGTCGGAGAGAAGGGCTACTTCTACGCCCCGACGGTGGTCTCCGGTCTGCGGCAGGACGACGAGATCGTGCAGAACGAGGTCTTCGGACCGGTCATGACCGTGCAGTCGTTCACCGACGAGGCGCAGGCCGTGCGGTACGCCAACGGAGTCGACTACGCCCTGGCCTCCTCGGTGTGGACCAAGGACCACGCACGGGCGATGCGGATGTCCAGGAACCTCGACTTCGGCTGTGTCTGGATCAACACCCACATGGCCCTCGTCGCCGAGATGCCGCACGGCGGCTTCAAGAAGTCCGGCTACGGCAAGGACCTGTCCGCCTACGGCTTCGAGGACTACACCCGCGTCAAGCACGTCATGACCTCGCTCTGA
- a CDS encoding flavin reductase family protein, whose translation MRVDFDPEAMDRTSFYGLMTSVVVPRPIAWISTVTPDGATENLAPHSFFTIASTDPAILQFTSIGRKDSLRNVEDTGEFVVNFASEPLLHQINATATDFPRSVSEFGYAGIEREPSLHVRPPRVAASPVVLECRSHTTLRLGNSTVVFGRVLHMAVHEEFMAGRRPASARLRPLTKLGGDEWGTLGEVLHLSRIPYEEPQATD comes from the coding sequence ATGCGCGTCGACTTCGATCCAGAGGCCATGGACAGGACGTCCTTCTACGGGCTCATGACCTCCGTCGTGGTGCCTCGTCCGATCGCGTGGATCTCCACCGTCACACCGGACGGGGCCACGGAGAACCTCGCACCGCACTCCTTCTTCACCATCGCCAGCACCGATCCGGCGATCCTGCAGTTCACCTCGATCGGCCGCAAGGACTCGCTGCGGAATGTCGAGGACACCGGGGAGTTCGTCGTCAACTTCGCCTCCGAGCCCCTGCTCCACCAGATCAACGCCACCGCCACGGACTTCCCGCGGAGCGTGAGCGAGTTCGGCTACGCGGGCATCGAACGCGAACCCAGCCTGCATGTGCGGCCGCCCAGGGTCGCCGCCTCCCCGGTCGTCCTGGAGTGCCGTTCGCACACGACGCTGCGGCTCGGGAACTCCACGGTGGTCTTCGGGCGGGTGCTCCACATGGCGGTCCACGAGGAGTTCATGGCCGGCCGGCGGCCCGCTTCCGCACGGCTTCGGCCGCTGACCAAGCTCGGCGGCGACGAGTGGGGGACGCTCGGCGAGGTCCTGCACCTCTCGCGCATCCCCTACGAGGAGCCGCAGGCGACGGACTGA